The following proteins are encoded in a genomic region of Brachypodium distachyon strain Bd21 chromosome 1, Brachypodium_distachyon_v3.0, whole genome shotgun sequence:
- the LOC100828868 gene encoding uncharacterized protein LOC100828868 translates to MPPARRRRRIAPSTGADESVPSSSSDLLALAATLLPTSTDAVTLRAPPHLKHIVHSLPDSHPVLLSLPQTLAPALSPESNPGSPRAAAVLLHLLLTHPSHPPRWDDLLRPLALLHDRLAILATDDPPLAALAASCFELAWRAAAPGREALVAQTLPYLLSQALTSGSNARPLLRRLFELREALPLLDYTDESISDFKMLLLRCFVSPQFLKAEEGRKLLALVLGVSEGLAREGLELMRAQVGMMRGRRAAVVAYGEVVFRAWKDGGWVRGEIGEGFLQGMVEAAVHAANKEVAKAARRVLWVFVEQKVVAGVETLVFRLSEPVLFRSLQVANSNVRHNALHLLLDLFPLEDPDVTKDVNDPLLEKQFFLLDKLLTDDCPEIRAVAVEGLCRILNQFWEVIPSPTISKFLRKIVDNTSKDSCNDVRLSTLNGLIYLLDNPQSHDVLKVLLPRLSDIVSDTALSVRAAAVDLLLAIRDLRSFQYNKVVGLGTLLSSLADDHPRVARKITKLLIPSYFPSKLSLKEACARCIALIKRSPTAGARFCEYALSEGSSPRSLVELIKVSITLALSPSGSGMNSDQIDGLVIASAKLIKGLSEEGSSLVPLREFANGKLKLLLKTAVSDGAQAALLSIVPVLSPDDLSLLHVECMDIVVSAAVTSKQEERQEALLAAHKLIHLNGCSDEMFEALINILQSKASGFAGIYGIESPLCPVASSKRKKGKSLKKTPARSDGVDGNGSSTSVILNDEELAAVAGTSWQINEILKADEMRNAFLQSYAEIALSSLKVVSQVYIEQCLHIDSLDLTPVLAYLSLATHSALQDIDQSDIGCSESTTVNQSLDHLLKCYDKLLNGSVSVSANSSSTLNTNKKSAKHKHQQQHVHEGNAVKGTINVIMLGTSILKFIVDTTTIKLVNDSKVRCVKFASSYTKYAVSAMERHHESSSFMGDDLKDILILIRSSFSYAAKLLHLVLANSTESSSPPEEAFLLANNLLDLVPSVESFAGSRFSLTLVSVVKQWLPVLILGLGCCCLIGPQNEMTNNLCSLRDLDLPLWVAALAKNELLDAEEARQDDQSEQGSEHEDSQSTRKLAEMMVILLKKGSSRILDSVGGILLSILQLALQRAEYGMVFGLTRFVCTRLLGSNSLASEKLPLTRGSLRENFYDIDRHSRDDLADDEGSRQQLESAKELIRSVISDL, encoded by the exons ATgcctcccgcgcgccgccgccgccgcatcgccccctccaccggcgccgacgagtccgtcccgtcctcctcctccgacctcCTCGCCCTTGCCGCTACCCTCCTCCCCACCTCCACCGACGCTGTAACTCTCAGGGCTCCTCCTCACCTCAAGCACATCGTCCATTCCCTCCCCGACTCCCACCCCGTCCTGCTCTCCCTCCCACAAACCCTAGCGCCAGCCCTCTCTCCCGAATCGAACCCCGGCTCGCcccgcgcggccgccgtcctcctgcacctcctcctcacccACCCCTCCCACCCCCCGCGCTGGGAcgacctcctccgcccgcTCGCGCTCCTCCACGACCGCCTAGCGATCCTCGCCACGGACGACCCGCCCCTTGCCGCGCTCGCGGCCTCGTGCTTCGAGCTAGCCTGGCGAGCTGCGGCGCCCGGGCGCGAAGCCCTTGTTGCCCAGACCCTGCCTTACCTCCTGTCCCAGGCGCTCACGTCCGGCTCCAATGCCAggccgctcctccgccgcctcttcgAGCTCCGTGAAGCGCTGCCTCTGCTGGACTACACGGATGAGAGCATTTCGGACTTCAAGATGCTCCTGCTGCGCTGCTTTGTGTCCCCGCAGTTCCTCAAGGCCGAGGAAGGGAGGAAACTCTTGGCGCTGGTGCTCGGCGTCAGTGAGGGGCTCGCTAGGGAGGGCCTGGAGCTCATGAGGGCACAGGTGGGGATGATGCGAGGGAGGCGGGCGGCTGTAGTTGCCTATGGGGAGGTGGTTTTCAGAGCGTGGAAGGATGGAGGGTGGGTTAGGGGGGAAATTGGGGAAGGGTTTCTGCAGGGGATGGTCGAGGCAGCTGTGCATGCTGCGAACAAGGAGGTCGCCAAGGCTGCCAGGAGGGTGCTTTGGGTGTTTGTGGAGCAGAAGGTGGTGGCTGGAGTTGAAACTTTGGTGTTCAGGCTGTCTGAACCTGTGCTGTTCCGCTCATTGCAG GTTGCGAACTCTAATGTTCGACATAATGCTTTACATCTTCTATTAGATTTGTTTCCCCTCGAAGACCCAGATGTGACAAAGGATGTCAATGATCCTCTATTAGAGAAGCAGTTCTTCTTGCTAGACAAACTTCTCACGGATGACTGCCCAGAAATACGAGCAGTTGCAGTTGAAGGGCTTTGCCGTATTCTTAACCAGTTTTGGGAAGTTATTCCGTCACCAACTATTTCAAAGTTTTTGAGGAAAATTGTTGACAATACGTCCAAAGATTCTTGCAATGATGTTCGTCTGTCAACATTGAATGGCCTGATATACTTGCTTGATAATCCACAAAGTCATGACGTACTGAAAGTTTTACTTCCTAGATTAAGTGACATAGTCTCTGATACTGCTTTATCTGTCagagctgctgctgttgatCTCCTTTTAGCTATTCGTGATCTTCGATCCTTCCAATACAACAAG GTTGTAGGTTTGGGTACTTTATTATCTTCACTTGCAGATGATCATCCCCGTGTTGCTCGAAAAATCACAAAGCTTCTTATTCCTTCTTATTTTCCATCAAAGTTGTCTTTGAAAGAAGCATGTGCTCGCTGCATTGCACTCATAAAGAGATCACCGACAGCTGGGGCAAGGTTTTGTGAATATGCTCTTTCAGAAGGATCATCCCCAAGGTCTCTTGTTGAGCTTATCAAAGTCTCTATTACTCTGGCATTGTCACCATCAGGATCAGGAATGAACTCAGACCAGATCGATGGTCTTGTAATTGCTTCGGCAAAACTAATAAAAGGCTTATCTGAAGAGGGATCTAGTTTGGTTCCTTTGAGAGAGTTTGCAAATGGCAAGTTGAAGTTGCTCTTGAAAACTGCAGTTTCTGATGGTGCCCAGGCTGCTCTTCTCAGTATCGTTCCAGTGCTATCGCCTGATGATCTATCTTTGTTGCATGTTGAGTGCATGGATATAGTTGTGAGTGCTGCTGTGACTTCCAAGCAAGAAGAACGtcaagaagcattgttggcaGCACATAAGTTGATACATTTGAATGGCTGTTCTGATGAAATGTTTGAAGCACTGATTAATATTTTGCAATCTAAAGCCTCTGGTTTTGCTGGGATCTATGGAATCGAATCTCCATTGTGCCCTGTTGCATCTTCAAAGAGGAAGAAAGGGAAGTCGCTTAAGAAGACACCAGCAAGGTCTGATGGTGTGGATGGAAATGGATCATCCACGTCAGTAATCTTGAATGATGAAGAACTTGCTGCTGTAGCAGGAACATCATGGCAGATAAATGAAATACTGAAAGCTGATGAAATGAGAAATGCCTTTCTACAATCTTATGCAGAAATTGCATTATCGTCTCTGAAGGTCGTTTCTCAAGTGTACATCGAACAGTGCCTACACATAGACTCTTTAGACCTTACTCCTGTGTTGGCTTATTTGAGTCTGGCTACACATAGTGCTCTTCAGGATATTGATCAATCCGATATTGGCTGCTCTGAG TCCACAACTGTCAATCAGTCGTTGGATCATCTGCTGAAATGTTATGACAAACTTCTAAATGGATCTGTTTCTGTTTCTGCCAACTCGTCGTCAACATTGAACACGAATAAGAAATCTGCAAAGCATaaacaccagcagcagcacgtcCATGAAG GAAATGCAGTGAAAGGCACAATAAACGTTATCATGCTTGGCACTTCAATTCTTAAGTTTATTGTCGACACAACAACCATCAAGCTTGTTAACGATAGTAAAGTAAGATGTGTCAAATTTGCATCATCTTACACAAAATATGCAGTGTCAGCCATGGAAAGACATCATGAGAGCTCATCATTCATGGGGGATGATCTGAAAGACATACTGATACTTATACGAAGCTCCTTCTCATACGCAGCCAAGCTGCTTCATTTGGTGCTGGCAAACTCAACCGAGTCATCAAGTCCCCCTGAAGAGGCTTTCCTCCTTGCCAATAATCTTCTTGATCTTGTGCCTTCTGTTGAATCCTTTGCAGGCTCGAGATTTTCTCTCACTTTAGTCTCTGTTGTAAAGCAGTGGTTACCAGTCCTCATATTGGGTCTTGGATGCTGTTGCTTGATTGGACCACAGAATGAGATGACTAACAACCTGTGCAGCTTGCGTGACTTGGATTTGCCACTATGGGTTGCTGCTCTGGCAAAGAACGAGCTGCTTGATGCTGAAGAAGCTAGGCAGGATGATCAGAGCGAGCAGGGCAGCGAGCATGAGGACTCACAATCAACCAGAAAGCTAGCAGAAATGATGGTGATCCTGCTGAAGAAAGGAAGCTCGAGGATCCTGGATTCTGTGGGTGGCATTTTGCTGTCCATCCTCCAGTTGGCATTGCAGAGAGCAGAGTATGGCATGGTCTTTGGCTTGACACGCTTTGTTTGTACCAGGTTGCTTGGAAGCAACTCGTTGGCCTCTGAGAAGCTGCCGCTCACTCGTGGTTCCCTCCGTGAGAATTTTTATGACATCGACAGGCATTCCAGGGACGACCTTGCTGATGATGAGGGTTCAAGGCAGCAGTTGGAGAGTGCAAAAGAATTGATAAGATCAGTTATCTCTGACCTCTGA
- the LOC100839254 gene encoding calcium-transporting ATPase 3, plasma membrane-type encodes MHNGVLCVCLFARPLQLAFSLPGTASSPAPQALPCRRIPPNPWARPGFGATTVTLRRSCRRKPCCGVESSDRRFPFAAAGELSNSNRAQHEKPRVSVFASKGAVQLQNGISLQNEYVVPEDVKAAGFRIDPDELTSIVESRDTKRLTAQGQSAGIADKLATSLTDGISTDEDLLNRRQEIYGVNKFAESEVRGLWEFVSEALQDTTLIILTACAFVSLAVGTATEGWPNGSHDGIGIVASILLVISVSATSDYQQSLQFRDLDREKRKILVQVTRNEFRQRMLIDDLLPGDVVHLAVGDQVPADGLFISGFSVLVDESSLTGESEPVDVNEGKPFLLSGTKVLDGSCQMLVTAVGMRTQWGKLMAALTEGGNDETPLQVKLNGVANIIGKIGLFFAVLTFIVLSQGLIGQKYHEGLLLSWSGDDVLEILNHFAVAVTIVVVAVPEGLPLAVTLSLAYAMKKMMNDKALVRQLAACETMGSSTVICSDKTGTLTTNRMTVVKACICGNTVEVNDLLIPSSLSPKIPGIAAQTLLESIFNNTGGEVVINQDGKPDILGTPTEAALLEFALSLDGKYKQKRQETKIVKVEPFNSTKKRMSVILELPGGGYRAHCKGASEIVLAACDKFIDDRGSIVPLDRKTADKFNGIIETFSSEALRTLCLAYKALEHGFNHEEIPLQGYTFIGIVGIKDPVRPGVRESVASCRSAGIAVKMVTGDNINTARAIARECGILTDGLAIEGAEFREKTPKELLELIPKIQVLARSSPLDKHTLVKHLRTTFNEVVAVTGDGTNDAPALREADIGLAMGIAGTEVAKESADVVILDDNFSTIVTVAKWGRSVYVNIQKFVQFQLTVNVVALLVNFSSACFTGDAPLTAVQLLWVNMIMDTLGALALATEPPNDNLMKKAPVGRTGKFITNVMWRNILGQSLYQFTVIWYLQTQGRYIFGLEGSQSDIVVNTIIFNTFVFCQVFNEVSSREMEEVNVLKGLSENSIFIGVLTGTIIFQFILVQFLGDFANTTPLTQQQWLLCVLFGFLGMPIAAAIKLIPVQPRKEDDKHTAS; translated from the exons atgcacaaCGGCGTTCTGTGCGTTTGCCTCTTTGCTCGGCCCCTCCAGCTCGCCTTCTCCCTCCCCGGCACAGCGTCATCCCCCGCACCGCAAGCTCTCCCCTGCCGTCGAATCCCACCTAACCCATGGGCGCGCCCGGGTTTCGGCGCGACGACGGTAACGCTGCGGCGGTCGTGTCGCCGGAAGCCGTGCTGTGGAGTGGAGAGCTCCGACCGCCGCTTCCcctttgccgccgccggagagctCTCCAACTCCAATCGAGCTCAACAT GAGAAGCCGCGGGTTTCTGTATTTGCATCCAAAGGCGCTGTGCAGTTACAAAATG GTATTTCACTTCAGAATGAGTACGTTGTTCCTGAAGATGTTAAAGCTGCAGGATTTCGGATTGATCCCGATGAACTGACATCTATTGTTGAAAGTCGTGACACTAAAAGGTTGACTGCACAAGGCCAATCAGCTGGAATTGCAGATAAGTTAGCAACATCATTGACTGATGGGATTAGTACAGATGAGGACCTCTTGAATCGGAGGCAGGAAATATATGGAGTAAACAAGTTTGCTGAGAGTGAGGTCCGCGGCCTCTGGGAGTTCGTATCGGAAGCACTGCAAGATACTACTCTTATCATTCTTACTGCATGTGCttttgtctccttggctgtTGGCACTGCCACAGAAGGTTGGCCAAATGGCTCCCATGATGGCATTGGAATTGTTGCGAGTATCCTGCTTGTCATTTCTGTTAGCGCAACAAGTGACTATCAGCAGTCTTTGCAATTCAGGGATCTGGAcagagagaaaaggaaaattctTGTTCAAGTTACAAGGAACGAATTCAGACAAAGGATGTTGATAGATGATCTTCTTCCCGGTGATGTTGTTCATCTAGCAGTTGGAGATCAGGTTCCTGCGGACGGTCTCTTCATTTCTGGATTTTCTGTTTTGGTCGACGAGTCCAGTCTAACTGGAGAGAGTGAACCTGTTGATGTAAATGAAGGcaaaccttttcttttatcagGGACCAAAGTCCTAGATGGGTCCTGCCAAATGCTGGTTACAGCGGTTGGGATGCGGACACAATGGGGCAAACTAATGGCTGCTCTCACCGAAGGTGGGAATGATGAAACTCCACTGCAAGTTAAACTAAATGGAGTTGCGAATATTATTGGGAAAATCGGTCTATTCTTTGCTGTCTTAACTTTCATTGTCCTCTCACAAGGGTTAATTGGTCAAAAATATCATGAAGGGCTTCTTTTAAGCTGGTCTGGAGATGATGTGCTAGAGATATTGAATCATTTTGCTGTTGCAGTTacaattgttgttgttgcggTGCCTGAGGGATTGCCATTAGCAGTCACACTAAGCCTTGCATATGCaatgaaaaaaatgatgaaCGACAAGGCACTGGTCCGGCAGTTGGCTGCTTGCGAAACTATGGGATCATCAACAGTCATTTGCAGTGACAAGACAGGAACACTGACAACCAATCGCATGACTGTTGTCAAGGCCTGCATATGTGGAAACACCGTGGAAGTTAATGATCTGCTGATTCCTTCTAGTTTGTCTCCAAAAATCCCAGGGATTGCTGCACAAACTCTTCTGGAGTCTATATTTAACAACACTGGTGGTGAAGTGGTGATTAACCAAGATGGGAAGCCTGATATACTTGGTACCCCCACTGAAGCAGCTTTGTTGGAATTTGCACTGTCATTAGATGGAAAATATAAACAAAAACGTCAGGAAACTAAGATTGTTAAAGTGGAGCCTTTCAATTCAACCAAGAAGAGGATGAGTGTTATTCTCGAGCTTCCTGGAGGAGGATACCGTGCACATTGTAAGGGTGCTTCAGAAATAGTATTGGCTGCCTGTGATAAGTTCATAGATGATAGAGGTAGTATTGTTCCCCTTGATAGAAAAACTGCTGACAAGTTCAACGGTATCATTGAAACCTTTTCTAGTGAAGCACTTAGGACACTCTGCCTTGCTTATAAGGCATTGGAACATGGTTTTAATCACGAGGAAATACCACTACAAGGATACACATTCATTGGCATTGTCGGTATTAAAGACCCTGTGCGTCCGGGTGTCAGGGAATCTGTGGCAAGTTGCCGGTCCGCTGGTATTGCAGTGAAAATGGTTACAGGAGACAATATTAATACAGCAAGGGCAATTGCTCGTGAATGTGGTATACTTACTGATGGTCTTGCCATTGAAGGTGCCGAGTTCAGAGAGAAAACCCCCAAAGAACTCCTTGAGCTGATTCCTAAAATCCAG GTACTAGCCCGGTCGTCACCACTTGATAAGCATACACTTGTGAAGCACTTGCGTACAACGTTCAATGAAGTTGTTGCTGTGACTGGTGATGGCACTAATGACGCACCTGCACTACGTGAGGCAGATATTGGACTTGCCATGGGCATTGCAGGGACAGAG GTAGCGAAAGAGAGTGCCGATGTCGTAATTCTGGATGACAACTTCTCCACAATTGTTACTGTTGCAAAATGGGGACGCTCTGTTTACGTAAACATCCAAAAGTTTGTGCAGTTCCAGCTGACTGTTAATGTTGTTGCTTTACTAGTTAACTTCTCGTCTGCATGCTTTACAG GAGATGCACCACTAACAGCTGTTCAACTCCTTTGGGTCAACATGATCATGGACACCCTAGGGGCGCTAGCACTTGCCACCGAACCACCTAATGATAACTTGATGAAGAAAGCACCAGTAGGAAGGACAGGGAAATTCATCACAAATGTGATGTGGAGGAATATTCTGGGGCAGTCATTATACCAATTCACCGTCATCTGGTATCTACAAACTCAAGGGAGATACATATTTGGGCTTGAAGGTTCCCAGTCTGATATCGTTGTAAATACAATCATATTCAACACTTTTGTCTTTTGCCAG GTGTTCAATGAGGTAAGCTCGAGAGAGATGGAGGAGGTCAATGTTCTGAAGGGCCTGTCGGAGAACTCTATTTTCATAGGCGTCCTCACTGGCACCATCATCTTCCAGTTCATCCTGGTCCAGTTCCTGGGCGACTTTGCAAACACCACACCTCTGACCCAGCAACAGTGGCTCCTTTGTGTCCTCTTTGGCTTCCTTGGAATGCCCATCGCTGCTGCGATCAAGTTGATTCCTGTGCAACCTCGTAAAGAAGATGACAAACATACAGCGTCATAG
- the LOC100839560 gene encoding L-gulonolactone oxidase 2, producing MNLVSVLLLLTTITITVPAGDHRHHGVSASPPPDPVQCGTSGCTVSSAYGVFPDRSTTCRAAAVAYPSTEAELVRAVANATATKTKMKVTTRYSHSMPPLACPGDGNGNGIAISTRWLDRVVSVDAARTEITVESGITLRELVAAAAGAGMALPYAPYWWGLTVGGMLGTGAHGSSLWGRGGAVHEYVVGMRIVTPAPANQGYARVRVLTAGDPDLDAAKVSLGVLGVISQVTLKLQPLFKRSTTFAERDDSDLADQVTKFGYEHEFADIAWYPGLGRAVYRMDDRMPMNASGDGVLDFIGFRATSTLLIRANRLAEELSERAGNGKCLASRVTHAALSAAGYGLARKAGLLFTGYPVVGPQHRMQASGGCLSGPEDSLQTACAWDPRVRGASFFHQTTFSLPVSRAGAFVAEVQRLRDLNPKSLCGVELYDGILMRYVKSSSAHLGKPPARGEISTDMVDFDMTYYRSRDPSKARVHEDVMEEIEQMGLFKYGGLPHWGKNRNLAFADAAGKYPGMRRFLRVKDAYDPDGLFSSDWSDMMLGIGGVAAALTKDAPGCALEGMCVCSQDAHCAPDQGYLCRPGKIYKDARVCTKV from the exons ATGAATCTAGTGtcggtcctcctcctcttaaCGACAATCACCATTACCGTCCCGGCAGGCGATCACCGTCATCATGGAGTCAGCGCGAGCCCCCCACCGGACCCCGTGCAGTGCGGCACGTCCGGCTGCACCGTGTCGAGCGCCTACGGCGTGTTCCCGGACCGCTCGACGACGTGCcgggcggccgccgtggcgtACCCTTCCACGGAGGCAGAGCTCGTCCGCGCCGTGGCCAACGCCACGGCCACCAAGACCAAGATGAAGGTGACCACCAGGTACTCCCACAGCATGCCGCCCCTGGCGTGCCCCGGCGACGGGAACGGCAACGGCATCGCCATCAGCACCAGGTGGCTGGACCGCGTGGTGTCGGTGGACGCGGCCAGGACGGAGATCACCGTGGAGAGCGGCATCACGCTGCGGGAGctcgtcgcggcggcggccggggccgggATGGCGCTGCCTTACGCGCCATACTGGTGGGGGCTCACCGTGGGCGGCATGCTCGGCACGGGCGCGCACGGCAGCTCGCTCTGGGGCAGAGGGGGCGCCGTGCACGAGTACGTCGTGGGGATGCGGATCGTGACGCCGGCTCCGGCCAACCAGGGGTACGCCAGGGTGCGCGTGCTCACGGCTGGCGACCCGGACCTGGACGCCGCCAAGGTCTCCCTCGGTGTCCTAGGGGTCATTTCTCAG GTGACTCTGAAGCTACAGCCCCTGTTCAAGCGTTCGACGACGTTCGCGGAGCGGGACGACTCGGACCTGGCGGATCAGGTGACCAAGTTCGGGTACGAGCACGAGTTCGCGGACATCGCCTGGTACCCGGGCCTGGGGCGCGCCGTGTACCGCATGGACGACCGGATGCCCATGAACGCCTCgggcgacggcgtgctggaCTTCATCGGCTTCCGCGCCACCTCCACGCTGCTCATCCGCGCCAACCGCCTGGCCGAGGAGCTCTCGGAGCGCGCGGGCAACGGCAAGTGCCTGGCGTCCAGGGTCACCCACGCGGCGCTCTCGGCGGCCGGCTACGGGCTGGCACGGAAGGCCGGCTTGCTCTTCACGGGTTACCCCGTGGTCGGCCCGCAGCACCGGATGCAGGCGTCGGGGGGCTGCCTGAGCGGGCCCGAGGACTCGCTGCAGACCGCCTGCGCGTGGGACCCGCGCGTCAGGGGCGCCAGCTTCTTCCACCAGACGACCTTCAGCCTGCCGGTCAGCCGCGCCGGGGCGTTCGTGGCCGAGGTCCAGCGGCTCCGTGACCTGAACCCGAAGTCCCTCTGCGGCGTGGAGCTCTACGACGGGATCCTGATGCGCTACGTGAAGTCCTCCTCGGCGCACCTCGGGAAACCCCCGGCCCGCGGGGAGATCTCGACCGACATGGTGGACTTCGACATGACGTACTACCGCAGCCGGGACCCGTCCAAGGCGCGGGTGCACGAGGACGTGATGGAGGAGATCGAGCAGATGGGGCTGTTCAAGTACGGCGGGCTGCCGCACTGGGGAAAGAACCGGAACCTCGCCTTCGCCGATGCCGCGGGCAAGTACCCCGGGATGCGCCGGTTCCTGCGTGTCAAGGACGCCTATGACCCCGACGGACTCTTCTCCAGCGATTGGAGCGACATGATGCTCGGCATTGGGGGTGTTGCCGCCGCGCTGACCAAGGACGCGCCCGGGTGCGCGCTGGAAGGGATGTGCGTTTGCTCGCAGGACGCGCATTGCGCGCCGGACCAGGGATACCTCTGCAGGCCGGGCAAAATCTACAAGGATGCTAGGGTCTGCACCAAAGTTTAG